One genomic region from Cucumis melo cultivar AY chromosome 9, USDA_Cmelo_AY_1.0, whole genome shotgun sequence encodes:
- the LOC127150933 gene encoding 14 kDa proline-rich protein DC2.15-like: MASKVTTSLAFLFTFIILSSTFVSCYDTSNPRPTPSTSKAGKKCPKDTLKFEICSELLKGQTDVVAIEKRPKCCKVMEGLVNVEAATCLCLAIKANILGKNLNIPLSLNLILSACHKKVPKGFKC, from the coding sequence ATGGCTTCGAAAGTTACCACCTCTCTCGCATTCCTCTTCACTTTCATTATCCTCTCATCGACTTTCGTTTCCTGCTACGACACATCGAACCCCAGACCTACACCTTCAACGTCCAAAGCAGGAAAAAAATGCCCGAAAGACACtcttaaatttgaaatttgttcaGAATTACTCAAAGGTCAAACCGATGTCGTTGCCATCGAGAAGCGTCCGAAATGCTGTAAGGTGATGGAAGGACTTGTTAATGTTGAAGCTGCTACTTGTCTTTGCCTTGCTATTAAAGCTAATATTTTGGGCAAGAATCTAAACATCCCTCTCTCACTCAACTTGATACTCAGTGCTTGCCACAAGAAGGTTCCAAAAGGCTTCAAATGCTAA